The Chryseolinea soli nucleotide sequence TATTGCCTGCGTCGGGTTGACTTCTCCGGCTTAGGATAACTACTTCTTTTGCTTGTGCACTAAAATAACGGGCCAGAACGGAACCCAAATAACCACTGCCTCCGGCAAGAACTATCTTATTCATATATATTATTATAGAATGATCCAAAGTACCATAACCCGATACAAAACCCAAGTCAGGGACATATACCAAGGCATTTCCAAAAGTTTCACGCGTTGTATATGCGCCAAGAACATCATGCCCACCACGATCATGAACCAGGCCAGGTGGCCTTCAGCAGAATACGTGCCGTGCGTAAATATCAAGCCCGGCAGCAACAACAACGCTCCAACAAAAGATATCGTCATCATATTGCACAAATAGGCCAGTGCTTTGTTCTTATTCGCCAGGATAGCCACGACACTTTGAAACAGAATTTGTCCTCCGCATATGCTCAACTCCCGTGTCAAATGGCTCGCGGGCACGAGTGGGCTTAGCAGTTGCGTGTAGGCATTCAGGATCAGGCTGGTCACTAGCCAGGTGAAGACCAGATAGGCAATACGGTACGGCACATTGAAGATGGGTGCATATGGCAGGTTGATATGATCTCTTAGTGTTTTCATGGCTGTTTCACTTAAAAACTGAGGTGAGGAAGAAATTTGCCTTGGGTTCGTTTGCTGATGACTTCATTCCAGGTGATCAGGTAATAATAGGAGGCCAGCATCCAGGGGACCAGGATCAACAACGCGGGATGGGGCATCTGGCCGGTGTTGCGCGCGACTATATAGAGCACGAGCAGTACGATCCAGGAAAGGACCTGGTGTACAATCTTTAGCCGATAGTGTCTTGTCTTTAAAAGAATCGACGTCAAGGAACCTAACAATTGCCATGGGCCCAATAGGATTTGCGCATAAAGAACGACAAAATACCACTGTTCTCCGTTGTCAAAAAAAAGTATCAGCAACGCCAGCGCGAAAACGAAGAGGAGGGTTTGTATGGCTAAATCGACGTATTTCATAATATTATATGTATTGTATTTTCAGGAATTATTGAAACATTGTTATAAAAAAATTTATTTTTGACAGTATGGATCGGATTTCTCCACCGGGTACTTGTGGTCGAGATCGATGTTGTTGAAGCTGCTCGCACGGCTCCAGCCAAAAAGCCTTTCAAAAAAAGGAAGCAAGCGGTTATCCTTGATCTGATCGCCAAAGTATACTTCGTGTTCCTTCTCTTTTATCCCCATCTCATAAAGCACATGGTCGTGCTCGTGGATGCCGATCGCATTGAAGTACTGTTTCATTCGGAAGTATTCGCACACATTGCCGCTCTCGAGCCTGCCCGCAAAATAAAAAGGCATGAACCATCCGATGACGTAGCAGCTTCCTGAAATTATTTTTCCGACAACATGAAACCGGATCTCGTACCAGCGTGAAGGTTTGATGCCGTACAAGCCCATGATGGCCAGCACTTCCTGGCGATGGTTCCACTCATCGATCTCGATCTGATGGATGGCCGCTTTCTCGGCGTCATTTTTTACAGAGCCCGCGTGGCCATGGTAGGCAAACGCTGCCGCCTTTTCTGCGGAGTATGCCTGGCGGAGGAGATCCGCCAGTGCCGGTTGAAGTTTCATATGCAAAAAGTTTTAATGCTACTTCATCATTTTCAACACCGTATTCCAGAACCAGCTTTCTTCCGACCGGATAAACGTCTCCAAGAGGCCATCGGATTTTTCGGCGAAGTTCTTCAGCTCTTTCACTACTTTTTTGAATTCCTTTGATTCCTCCGAGCCGTCGGTCTGAACATCGTTCACTTCTTTGAGCACTTTCAGAATGGGCTCGAGTTCACGTTTCCTTCTTTCCTTGGCCACCTGCCGTGCCAGCGCCCAGACATTTTTTTCCGACTTGAAAAACTCTTTGCGCTCGCCCGCCACTGATATTCTGGCGATGATACCCCAATCCAGCAACGCGCGGATGTTCATGTTGGCGTTTCCCCGGGAGATCGAGAGGTCTTGCATGATCTCTTCGGTTGAAAGGGCTTTGGGTGATACCATCAGCAAGGCGTGGATCTGGGCCATGGTTTTGTTGAGTCCCCAGCTATACCCGAGATTTCCCCAGGCCTGGATGAGTTCCTCTTTGGCTTCTGTG carries:
- a CDS encoding ferritin-like domain-containing protein, with protein sequence MKLQPALADLLRQAYSAEKAAAFAYHGHAGSVKNDAEKAAIHQIEIDEWNHRQEVLAIMGLYGIKPSRWYEIRFHVVGKIISGSCYVIGWFMPFYFAGRLESGNVCEYFRMKQYFNAIGIHEHDHVLYEMGIKEKEHEVYFGDQIKDNRLLPFFERLFGWSRASSFNNIDLDHKYPVEKSDPYCQK
- a CDS encoding GbsR/MarR family transcriptional regulator — protein: MKYTEAKEELIQAWGNLGYSWGLNKTMAQIHALLMVSPKALSTEEIMQDLSISRGNANMNIRALLDWGIIARISVAGERKEFFKSEKNVWALARQVAKERRKRELEPILKVLKEVNDVQTDGSEESKEFKKVVKELKNFAEKSDGLLETFIRSEESWFWNTVLKMMK